The Deinococcus sp. KNUC1210 genomic interval GCGCGGCCACCTTCATGCTTTCAGCCCTGGTGCAACACCTGACCGGTGAACCACTGCTGGAATTTTTACGCCCTAGGCTTTTTGAGCCGCTGGGCATCACCAGAGCGGACTGGGTGTCCAATCCACAGGGCATCAACGTCGGTGCCTGGGGACTGCAGCTCACCACCGAGGCCATCACACGCTTCGGACAACTCTACCTGCAACAGGGCCGCTGGGGGAGCCAGCAGCTTTTGACTGAGCCATGGATTCACGCAGCCACACAACCCCAGGTGCCTCCTGGTGACGAGACAGCGAGCGATTGGGCGCAGGGGTATGGATTTCAGTTCTGGCGCTGCCGCCATGATGCGTACCGCGCCGACGGGGCATTCGGACAGTTCTGTGTGGTGATGCCGGAACAACAAGCCGTGCTGGTGATGACCGCCAACGTTCAAAAGACGCAACAGGTTCTCGACCACGTCTGGACGTATCTCCTGGCAGGAATGAACAGCACACGACCGCTGCCTCGAGATGTCACAGGGGAAGAACGCCTCCGTGCGCGTTGCGCCGCGCTGCAGCTTGCACTTCCCGAGCTGAATCAGGCGTGGGATGGTGAAGACCGTCAGGAGACCTACACGTTCCTGCCGAATGATGAGCAACTGGTTGGAGCGCAGTTCAGGACTGATGCCACAAGTTGCCGTTTGACCATGACCGATGACCGGGGGGAACACCCGATCGATTTTGGCCTCACAGCATGGCAAGAGGGCCGGACATTCTTATGGGGAGGAGAGGAGGTCATCCTGACGCGGGCCGGGTGGCAACCGGACGGCACGCTTGCCCTCGTGATCCTGTTAATCGAGGGAGGCTTTCGCTGGATAGGCAGCATCGATCAGCAGGCAGGTACGCTCACCATTCAGGGGCCCCCGACTTCAAGTTCGGAGGGAGCAACCGTGATGGCGCGACGAACGGAGCGAGCGGTCAAGAGCGGCCACACCTGAGCACGTCCGCTGCCGCCGTTGGACGCTCGGTGCATGACATGTTACCTCTGCGCCCGGCAGCAGTGGGAGCCAGGGTGCTCACCTCTACGGAACGTTCCTGGTTCGTAGACTTGATCCGGCAAAAGATGCCATCCGGTGGCGCGTGGATCGGACGATGATCTGGCTCGAGTCGTTTCGTACGGTCCGTACGCGGCTCGGGACAACGCCCTCCACGTACTCCGCTTTATTCAGCTTCCTTCAATAGCGGACAACTCCGGTTCCTAGTCGTCCTAGACGACAGATTCGCGTGCTTCCTAGATGTCCCTCGACAAGAACGATGAAAAGCAATGTCTTGAGGGTGTGACCGCCCCAAAACCCGCCTCTGGACAGGCGACCGAACTGACCGCCCATTTCAAAGCCTGTCTCCCAACCCTTCGCATCGATACGCTGCAGCGTATGGTCGATCTCGTCTTAGCCATGATTGCCGCACAAAGCGTCAACCACCGAGATCTCGGCCCCCATTTCCCTGGAGTCAGTTCTCCTGAGGCCAAGAAACGGCGCGTCGAACGCGCCGTCCGCGATGAGCAGCTTACGCTACAAGTCTTCGTGGCTCTCTTGCTGGTTCAGCTGCCACCGGGCAAGATCCTGATGAGTCTCGACCGCACGACCTGGGAGCACGGGGCATCGCCCCTGAACCTGCTTGTCTTGGGCGCGGTCGTTCATGGATATAC includes:
- a CDS encoding serine hydrolase, giving the protein MLAWLDALAADHLELHSFQLLRFGYVVAEGWWAPHSPDRVHRLHSLSKSFTATAIGLLVSEGRLTVEDRLVSFFPNALPSRLDHHLAAMRVHDLLTMRTGHAEDVTGALVTAADGDWIRAFLAQPVQHPPGTHFVYNSAATFMLSALVQHLTGEPLLEFLRPRLFEPLGITRADWVSNPQGINVGAWGLQLTTEAITRFGQLYLQQGRWGSQQLLTEPWIHAATQPQVPPGDETASDWAQGYGFQFWRCRHDAYRADGAFGQFCVVMPEQQAVLVMTANVQKTQQVLDHVWTYLLAGMNSTRPLPRDVTGEERLRARCAALQLALPELNQAWDGEDRQETYTFLPNDEQLVGAQFRTDATSCRLTMTDDRGEHPIDFGLTAWQEGRTFLWGGEEVILTRAGWQPDGTLALVILLIEGGFRWIGSIDQQAGTLTIQGPPTSSSEGATVMARRTERAVKSGHT